A stretch of DNA from Candidatus Binatia bacterium:
TGGACAACTTCGTCCGCACCTCGCTGGAAAACTACCTCCTGCAAAACCCAACGCAGGCTCGGGCGATTGCGCAGCGCGTTATCCTCGCCGCGCGGGCTCGGCTGGCATCGCGGGCCGCGGCCGAAGGCGTGCAGCGCAAGTCCTCGGTGTCCCATCGGCTCAACTTGCCCGGCAAGCTCGCAGATTGCAGCTCCACCGATCCACGCGTCAGCGAGTTGTTTATTGTCGAAGGCGACTCCGCTGGCGGTTCGGCCAAGCAAGCACGCGACCGGGAGTTTCAAGCCATTCTCCCGCTACGCGGCAAAGTCCTCAACGCCGAGCAAGCATCCGCCACCAAGGTATTCTCGAACAAAGAGCTGAACGACATCGTTTCCGCCCTCGGCTGCGGGGTCGGCAAAGATTTCGACCCCGACAAGCTGCGGTACCACAAAGTATGCTTGTTGATGGATGCGGACTCCGACGGCCACCATATTTGCACGCTGTTACTCACGTTCTTGTACCGCCAGCTCCCCGAGCTGATCCGGCGCGGGCACGCGTACATCGCCCAGCCGCCCCTATACAAGATCGAGATCGGCAAGGAAGTTCACTGGGCGTACAGCGACGCGGAAAAAGATGCGATCTTGAAGCGGGCCAATGGCCGCCCCGTCGCTGTGCAACGCTTCAAGGGCTTGGGGGAGATGAACCCGGCAACGCTCAAAGAAACCACCCTCGATCCGAAGAAGCGCGTGCTTTTGCGTGTCGAGGTTGTCGACGAAGGAAAAACGGATCAAACGATCCAAACTTTGCTTGGCCGCGAGGTGGAGCCCCGCTTCCGGTTCATCATGGAGCGCGCCCGGCAAGTGCAAGAGCTCGACGTCTGAACACCGGCTCGCACGTCGGGGCGCGGGCCAGCTCGCGGAGCCGCATCGCACACGGTTACCGCGCCGCCGGCGTCGACTTACGCCTCGGCCGAATCATCGGGGACCGAGGCGTACACCGATGCGAGCTGCTGCAGAACGTCTTGGGTCGTGACCGGCCTTTTTTCCGCCGTCGGGGGCTTGCCTCCACGGGAACGTACGCTCAAATCCACGTCCCTCGCTTCCGCTCGCAACGCACCCACGGTGCACTGTTCCCGCGGCCGGTACTTGAATGGGTCGAATCGGAAAAATCGCATGGCGTTTCGGTGCGAAATCAACTCGATATCCTCGTCCGGCACGCCCTGCAGCGAACCCCAAAGTCGCTCCGGCGAAGTCGGCCACGTACTGTCCGAATGGGGGTAATCGCACTCCCAAGTGATCGTGTGCACTCCAATGAGATCGCGGTTGCGAATACCCACCGGGTCGTGGATGAAGCACGACACGCAGTGCTCGCGCCAAATCTCGCTCGGCTTGCGCCCCCCGAAATCTTGATGGGTCCACACATGGTGCCGATCGTGCACGTAATCGACGCGCTCCAAGAAATACGGCATCCACCCGATTCCGCTTTCGGATAGAGCGAACCGGATATCGGAATATTGGCGCAGCACCGGAGACCAGAGCAGGTTCACCGCGCAGTCTACAGAAGCAATCGGCTGCAGGGTAATCATGGTGTCCACGGGGGCATCCATGGCGGAAAACTTCATTCCCGACCCGGATCCGATGTGGATGCAGATGACCGTGCCCTCGTCTACGCAGGCTTCCCAAAACGGCTTCCAATAGTCGTTGTGGATGCTGGGCCAGCCGTGCGCCTCCGGACTCTCCGTGAAACTCACGGCGTGGCAGCCCTTTCGCGCCAGGCGCCGCACTTCCGCAGCCATGAGTTCGGGATCCCAGCACGGCAGCACCCCGAGCGGGATGAAGCGACCAGGGTAAGCACCGCACCACTCGTCGACGTGCCAGTCATTGTACGCCTGCAACATCACCAGCGCGGCGGTACGGTCGGAATGCTTGGAAAACTTTTCCCCGAACAGCCCGGGAAACGATGGGAAGCACAGCGAAGCGAGCACTCCGTTGGCGTTCATGTCGCGCACCCGCTCGTGCACGTCGTACGTGCCCGGACGCAACTGATCGAACGACGTCGGCTCCATGCCGTATTCTTCGGGAGGCCGACCCACAACCGCATTGAGGGCCACGTTGGGAAATTGTTCCCCGCCGAACACCCACACGTCGCTGCCGTCTTTTTTGCGCACCACGCGAGGCGCTTTGGCCTTCCACTGAATCGGCAAGTGGTGCTCGAACAGGTTCGGAGGCTCGACCACGTGGTCGTCCACGCTGATCAAGATCATGTCCTCCATTCTCATGGCGATGCCCTCCCTTAGGATAGGATGTTGCGGGCGTTCAATCGATTGATTGACTCTTACCACGCTTCATTTGCCCGACTCAAGCACGGGCACAGGACCGTTGGTTCCCGGCTCCGGCCCCGCTTTCAGTCCGTGCGCAAAATGACGACAGCCGCGTTTGCCCCACGTCCAACAGTATGCGCCAACGCCACCCGACAACGCGGCAAAGACATTCCCGGTGCCCGACCTTGGAGCTGCCAGCACAAATAAGCCACCTGACCAACTCCCGACGCTCCCAGCGGTTCGCCCTTTGAAAGCAAGCCCCCGCTCAAGTTCACCGGCAACCGTCCGCCCGGCGCAAACCAACCTTCTTGCAACGCGCGGGCACATTCTCCACGCGGGTACAACCCGAGTTCCCGGCAGGCAAGCAATTCACGGGCTGCATCGGTGTCCTGACATTCGACCACGTCTAGGTCCTCCGGCCCTACCCCGGCTGTGCCGTACGCTTCCTTCGCCGCAAGTTCCGAGGGAGAGGGAGGCAATTTGTCGTC
This window harbors:
- a CDS encoding amidohydrolase; the encoded protein is MRMEDMILISVDDHVVEPPNLFEHHLPIQWKAKAPRVVRKKDGSDVWVFGGEQFPNVALNAVVGRPPEEYGMEPTSFDQLRPGTYDVHERVRDMNANGVLASLCFPSFPGLFGEKFSKHSDRTAALVMLQAYNDWHVDEWCGAYPGRFIPLGVLPCWDPELMAAEVRRLARKGCHAVSFTESPEAHGWPSIHNDYWKPFWEACVDEGTVICIHIGSGSGMKFSAMDAPVDTMITLQPIASVDCAVNLLWSPVLRQYSDIRFALSESGIGWMPYFLERVDYVHDRHHVWTHQDFGGRKPSEIWREHCVSCFIHDPVGIRNRDLIGVHTITWECDYPHSDSTWPTSPERLWGSLQGVPDEDIELISHRNAMRFFRFDPFKYRPREQCTVGALRAEARDVDLSVRSRGGKPPTAEKRPVTTQDVLQQLASVYASVPDDSAEA